The following are from one region of the Eubacterium sp. MSJ-33 genome:
- a CDS encoding aspartate kinase, which yields MKKVVKFGGSSLASAEQFKKVGAIISADESRVYVVPSAPGKRFPEDTKVTDMLLHVYETAKAGEDIAEEMKAIKARYDEIITGLALKDFSLDKDFEEIAKKLVENPQVDYAASRGEFLNGKIMAAYLGVEFIDAAEVIFFNAEGNLNNYKTEKVLSERLSKAPRAVVPGFYGLGKDGNVKTFSRGGSDVTGSIVAQASQADVYENWTDVSGFLVADPRIVPNPKPIKYITYRELRELSYMGASVLHEDAIFPVRNCGIPINIRNTNAPEDPGTWIVESTCQKQDYVVTGIAGKKDFCTIFISKAMMNSEIGFGRKVLQAFEENEISFEHMPSGIDTMTIVVHEDEFMHKEQRVVSAIHRLAKPDSVEIESGLALIAVVGRGMKSASGTAGKLFSALAKDGINIKMIDQGSSELNIIIGVKNKDFEPAIRAIYDTFIVDKKKN from the coding sequence ATGAAGAAAGTTGTAAAATTCGGTGGTAGTTCATTGGCAAGTGCGGAACAGTTCAAGAAGGTTGGAGCAATCATTTCAGCCGATGAGAGTCGCGTCTATGTTGTTCCATCTGCACCGGGAAAGAGATTTCCGGAAGATACGAAGGTAACAGATATGCTTCTCCATGTGTATGAGACAGCAAAAGCAGGGGAAGATATTGCGGAAGAGATGAAAGCAATCAAGGCAAGATATGACGAGATTATTACAGGGCTTGCACTGAAAGATTTCTCGCTGGATAAGGATTTTGAAGAAATCGCAAAGAAACTGGTTGAGAATCCGCAGGTTGATTATGCAGCGTCCAGAGGAGAATTTCTGAATGGCAAGATTATGGCGGCATATCTTGGCGTTGAATTTATTGATGCCGCAGAGGTTATCTTCTTCAATGCAGAGGGGAATCTCAACAACTATAAGACAGAGAAGGTTCTTAGTGAGAGACTGTCAAAGGCACCACGTGCAGTTGTTCCCGGATTTTACGGACTTGGCAAAGATGGGAATGTCAAGACATTTTCCCGTGGCGGTTCAGATGTGACAGGATCTATCGTTGCACAGGCAAGTCAGGCAGATGTGTACGAGAACTGGACAGATGTGTCCGGTTTCCTTGTAGCTGATCCACGTATCGTTCCGAATCCAAAGCCGATTAAATATATTACTTACAGAGAGCTTCGTGAGCTTTCTTATATGGGAGCATCCGTTCTGCATGAAGATGCGATTTTCCCTGTCCGTAACTGTGGTATACCGATCAATATCCGTAATACAAATGCACCGGAAGATCCGGGTACATGGATTGTTGAGAGCACATGCCAGAAGCAGGATTATGTTGTGACAGGTATCGCAGGTAAGAAGGATTTCTGTACGATTTTTATCTCCAAGGCAATGATGAATTCCGAGATAGGATTTGGAAGAAAAGTACTTCAGGCTTTTGAAGAAAACGAGATTTCATTTGAGCATATGCCATCCGGTATTGACACCATGACGATTGTTGTGCATGAGGATGAATTCATGCACAAGGAGCAGCGGGTGGTATCGGCAATCCATCGCCTCGCGAAACCGGATTCGGTTGAGATCGAGTCAGGACTTGCACTGATCGCAGTCGTTGGACGTGGCATGAAATCTGCAAGTGGTACTGCCGGTAAGTTATTCAGTGCGCTTGCAAAGGATGGAATCAACATCAAGATGATTGATCAGGGATCTTCTGAGCTGAATATTATTATCGGTGTTAAAAACAAAGACTTCGAGCCTGCAATCAGGGCAATTTATGATACATTTATTGTAGATAAAAAGAAGAACTAA